One genomic region from Opisthocomus hoazin isolate bOpiHoa1 chromosome Z, bOpiHoa1.hap1, whole genome shotgun sequence encodes:
- the LOC142358941 gene encoding E3 ubiquitin-protein ligase Topors-like — MTSSDKDFSEDSNFSPKASTSKLPTDASPDSKCPICLDRFDNVAYLDRCLHKFCFHCVQEWSKNKAECPLCKQPFFSIFHTIRAEDDFKEYVLPFSENSSFASPDGRRFRYRTTLTGERRASRSPSRRTQFPPDNGILFEGLSSSPVRQRAGEIQQMIRRLASRRQASAEGRSLRQIQEEDMINFRRALYRTGVRIRNIQDGGRYRDISAEFFRRNPACLHRLVPWLKRELTVLFGAHGSLVNIVQHFIMSNVTRYDLESQAFADDLKPFLLNRTEHFIHEFISFARCPFNLEAYDQHANYDCPAPSYDEGSHSDSSIITISPDMAYSRGPDNSLSVTGLDQAPWDDETPGPSYSVSEEVRATMASPLEMSESSDEDSATKSQRTKWQPQLQANADSNDSDSSSDNCVIVGYVKPLAERTPEVVELSSDSEESIREEKREDAKKQQPMQCRSWSDSEPSRSFSPRSPTYREGVGSGRSCLSPAAEKTESKDEEKNKCKVKDLSPRDRNWSLSPGSDTVCFPWHHRLSRKGRSRSPRSCSRNSRGSRGHRSRREHRSRSHLKRRPSRSRDSSKRRSKRSSRRSRARDTRVSLKSRRVSLSRESSPSRELSRSRSRSKGHGKRRSRSRDSDRYYMRDNYQSRDQWGYTSCSRKDLGDGYDSSSRRRTQPNARYSKQSASPEYRMRSFVEKADPQSQRGLRERHYYCDERCRSRSRSSNRSRTPSGGTNRTKSGKPGGKRKYKTRHLENAFVESTSLERENDPEKTFSKFSDCYKNEDSLSDNRASSETKRKKKTKKMRSPSVEIVYEGKATDTRHLKKKKKKHKKKHRKHHVSNSSHSSPVVITIDSDSSKEPLTMECDSSITWTGTTRTYEREGESPSSFLEMTGCEDVYRVGEKTGGAAKKYSIPTTRADLDGDIRNADFELRETSPGRRLARADTSSSIRHIETLSSYVEEAPASPSGQLPSPRMSFLECPERQPLILRLPKNLVSRSSWFGFPEEKM, encoded by the coding sequence ATGACTTCCTCAGATAAggatttttcagaagacagtaaCTTTTCGCCAAAAGCCAGCACCAGCAAACTGCCAACAGATGCGTCTCCTGACTCTAAATGCCCCATCTGCTTGGATAGGTTTGACAATGTTGCGTATCTAGATCGCTGCTTGCATAAGTTCTGTTTCCACTGTGTCCAGGAGTggtcaaaaaacaaagcagaatgccCCCTGTGCAAGCaaccctttttttccattttccatacgATTCGTGCCGAAGATGACTTCAAGGAGTACGTACTCCCCTTTTCAGAAAATAGCTCTTTTGCCAGCCCTGATGGCCGGAGATTTCGTTACCGTACCACTTTAACAGGCGAACGCCGCGCCAGTCGTTCCCCGTCCCGAAGGACGCAGTTCCCTCCAGATAATGGGATATTGTTTGAAGGCTTGTCCAGCTCACCCGTGCGGCAGAGAGCCGGAGAGATCCAGCAGATGATCAGGAGGCTGGCCTCAAGGAGACAGGCTAGCGCGGAGGGCAGGTCTCTACGGCAGATTCAGGAGGAGGACATGATCAACTTCCGCAGAGCGCTGTACCGTACTGGTGTGCGCATTCGGAATATTCAGGATGGTGGCCGCTACCGAGAcatttcagcagagtttttccgCCGCAACCCTGCTTGCCTTCACAGGTTGGTTCCTTGGCTGAAGCGAGAACTTACGGTGCTGTTTGGTGCCCATGGATCTTTGGTTAATATTGTGCAGCACTTTATCATGAGTAATGTGACCAGGTATGACCTGGAAAGTCAGGCCTTTGCTGACGatttaaagccatttctgctgAATCGGACTGAACACTTCATACATGAATTCATCAGTTTTGCCCGTTGTCCTTTTAACTTAGAAGCGTATGATCAACATGCCAATTATGACTGTCCTGCACCGTCGTATGATGAAGGAAGCCACTCGGACTCATCAATTATTACAATATCTCCGGATATGGCATATTCTCGAGGGCCAGATAACAGTTTGTCTGTGACTGGTCTTGATCAGGCCCCCTGGGATGATGAAACTCCCGGGCCTTCCTATTCTGTTTCAGAAGAGGTTCGTGCAACCATGgcttctcctctggagatgtcaGAAAGTTCTGATGAGGACTCTGCTACAAAGAGTCAAAGAACCAAATGGCAGCCTCAGTTACAGGCTAACGCTGACTCAAACGACAGTGACTCTTCATCGGACAATTGTGTTATTGTTGGGTATGTTAAGCCGTTAGCTGAGAGGACACCAGAAGTGGTTGAGCTGTCCTCGGACTCTGAGGAGTccatcagagaagagaaaagggaagatgcgAAGAAACAGCAGCCAATGCAGTGTCGCAGCTGGAGTGACAGTGAACCAAGCAGGAGTTTCTCGCCACGTTCCCCCACATACAGGGAGGGTGTGGGTAGTGGTAGAAGCTGCTTATCTCCTGCAGCTGAGAAGACAGAGTCCAAAGATGAAGAGAAGAACAAGTGTAAGGTGAAAGATCTGTCTCCACGGGACCGGAACTGGAGCCTCTCTCCGGGGAGTGACACAGTGTGCTTCCCTTGGCATCACAGATTGTCCAGAAAGGGGAGGTCCAGGAGCCCACGGTCCTGTTCTCGGAACAGTCGAGGCAGTCGTGGCCATCGGTCTAGGAGGGAGCATCGTAGCAGAAGCCACCTTAAAAGGAGACCATCGAGAAGCAGGGATAGTAGCAAGCGtaggagcaagagaagcagcaggaggtcaAGGGCTCGTGACACCAGAGTCTCTCTAAAAAGCCGGAGAGTCTCTCTAAGTCGTGAGAGCAGTCCATCCAGAGAATTAAGCAGATCACGATCACGTAGCAAAGGCCATGGCAAAAGGCGATCAAGAAGCAGGGACAGCGATCGTTATTACATGAGAGACAATTATCAAAGTAGAGACCAGTGGGGTTACACTTCCTGTAGTCGAAAGGACCTTGGAGATGGCTATgactcctccagcagaaggaggactcagCCTAATGCTCGTTATTCGAAGCAATCTGCTAGTCCAGAATACAGGATGCGATCATTTGTTGAAAAGGCAGATCCACAGAGCCAGAGGGGACTCCGTGAGAGACACTATTACTGTGATGAAAGATGCAGGTCGAGGAGTCGATCAAGCAACAGGTCAAGGACCCCTTCTGGAGGAACTAACAGAACGAAAAGTGGAAAGCCTGGTGgaaaaaggaagtacaaaacccgCCATTTGGAGAATGCGTTTGTGGAGAGCACAAgtctagaaagagaaaatgaccCCGAGAAAACTTTCTCCAAATTCAGTGACTGCTACAAAAATGAAGATAGCCTTTCAGACAATCGAGCAAGCAGTGagacaaagcgtaagaaaaagaCGAAAAAGATGAGGAGTCCAAGTGTGGAGATAGTCTATGAAGGAAAAGCGACAGACACAAgacatcttaaaaagaaaaagaagaagcataAGAAGAAACACCGGAAACATCACGTGAGTAACTCGTCACACTCTTCTCCAGTGGTGATTACGATTGATAGTGATAGTAGCAAGGAGCCACTAACTATGGAATGTGACAGCAGTATTACTTGGACAGGCACAACTCGGACATACGAGAGAGAAGgtgagtctccatcttcttttttggaAATGACAGGATGTGAAGATGTTTACAGAGTCGGTGAGAAAACTGGAGGAGCAGCCAAAAAGTACAGTATTCCTACCACAAGGGCAGACTTAGACGGTGAcattagaaatgctgattttgaacTTCGAGAAACATCGCCTGGTCGGAGGCTTGCCAGAGCGGATACCAGCAGTAGCATCCGTCACATAGAAACTCTAAGCAGCTACGTTGAAGAAGCACCAGCATCGCCTTCTGGtcagctgccttcccccaggaTGTCCTTCCTAGAGTGTCCAGAGAGACAACCACTGATACTAAGACTGCCAAAGAATCTCGTCAGCAGATCTTCTTGGTTTGGTTTCCCGGAAGAAAAAATGTAG